In one window of Falco cherrug isolate bFalChe1 chromosome 12, bFalChe1.pri, whole genome shotgun sequence DNA:
- the FAM163A gene encoding protein FAM163A encodes MTAGTVVITGGILATVILLCIIAVLCYCRLQYYCCKKDDSAEEEEEEEEEEEEPDLPTHSHLGMCNACSSRMVDGQGSPAPPLSELNHHGAHNYCPTCSPYGSPFYIQTPDMVRNGGERVTYAPACYKEMGPPINMATLQSYPVSRHGLLRESFPNPRAISTEV; translated from the exons ATGACAGCGGGAACTGTTGTTATCACCGGGGGAATCCTAGCGACGGTGATCCTACTGTGCATCATTGCCGTGCTCTGCTACTGTAGGCTACAG TACTACTGCTGCAAGAAAGATGACTCcgctgaggaagaggaggaggaggaggaggaagaggaagagccCGACCTTCCCACACACTCGCACCTCGGCATGTGCAACGCCTGCAGCTCCCGCATGGTGGACGGCCagggcagccccgcgccccccctcAGCGAGCTCAACCACCACGGGGCTCACAACTACTGCCCGACCTGCTCCCCCTACGGCTCCCCCTTTTACATCCAGACTCCTGACATGGTGCGCAACGGGGGCGAGAGGGTCACCTACGCCCCCGCGTGCTACAAGGAGATGGGGCCGCCCATCAACATGGCCACCCTGCAAAGCTACCCGGTGAGCCGCCACGGCCTCCTCCGCGAGAGCTTCCCGAACCCGCGGGCTATCAGCACGGAGGTGTAG